In a single window of the Elaeis guineensis isolate ETL-2024a chromosome 4, EG11, whole genome shotgun sequence genome:
- the LOC105032985 gene encoding AT-hook motif nuclear-localized protein 1: MEGRDGLTAGAAAPAVTAPAEAAGSYQPPPQQPPLEAAARSEGPSQAEGGTAAPRPAGVAVGPAAGSVGMGMVKKKRGRPRKYGPDGSLLMPLSPKPISASAPPGEYHPAPGMKRGRGRPGDFVKKPQHAVELESLGEMVACSAGANFTPHVITVAAGEDVTMKIISFSQQGPRAICILSANGIISNVTLRQPDSSGGTLTYEGRFELLSLSGSFMPTDNGGTRSRSGGMSVSLASPDGRVVGGGVAGLLVAASPVQVVVGSFLPGYQMEQKSKKPKLEATSVSFSAATIQIPSSHVEVAYSSGQGTGTSAMPKTTRATTSFRAETWSASIPDDTRNSSADINAS; this comes from the exons ATGGAAGGGAGAGATGGCTTGACAGCTGGGGCGGCGGCACCGGCGGTGACGGCGCCGGCGGAGGCGGCGGGGAGCTACCAACCACCGCCGCAGCAGCCCCCTCTGGAGGCGGCGGCGAGGAGTGAGGGCCCGAGCCAGGCGGAAGGAGGGACGGCTGCCCCGCGGCCTGCGGGGGTGGCGGTGGGGCCGGCGGCGGGGAGCGTGGGCATGGGGatggtgaagaagaagagggggcGGCCGAGGAAGTACGGGCCGGATGGGAGCTTGCTCATGCCACTGAGTCCGAAGCCGATCTCGGCGTCGGCTCCTCCCGGCGAGTACCATCCGGCTCCGGGAATGAAGCGGGGTAGAGGGCGGCCAGGGGATTTCGTCAAGAAACCACAACACGCAGTCGAGTTGGAATCTTTAG GTGAAATGGTTGCGTGCTCTGCTGGTGCAAATTTCACACCTCATGTCATCACTGTTGCAGCTGGCGAG gatGTCACTATGAAGATCATATCTTTTTCTCAACAAGGGCCTCGAGCAATTTGTATCTTGTCTGCTAATGGTATAATTTCAAATGTTACACTTCGTCAGCCTGATTCCTCTGGAGGTACATTAACTTACGAG GGTCGGTTTGAGTTACTCTCCTTATCTGGATCATTTATGCCTACCGATAATGGAGGTACAAGAAGTCGTTCTGGTGGGATGAGTGTTTCTTTGGCAAGTCCAGATGGTCGAGTTGTAGGGGGAGGGGTTGCTGGTCTGTTGGTAGCTGCCAGTCCTGTGCAG GTCGTAGTTGGCAGTTTTTTGCCAGGCTACCAAATGGAGCAGAAGAGCAAGAAGCCAAAGTTAGAAGCTACATCTGTCTCTTTTTCAGCAGCTACCATTCAGATTCCGAGCTCGCATGTAGAGGTGGCTTACAGTAGCGGTCAGGGGACCGGCACTTCAGCAATGCCAAAGACAACTCGTGCAACTACCTCCTTCAGAGCAGAAACCTGGTCTGCCTCTATACCTGATGACACTAGGAACTCCTCAGCTGATATCAATGCATCTTAA